The sequence below is a genomic window from Mycobacterium heidelbergense.
CGAATTGGGCTAAATTGAAGGCTCCGCCAAAATCATTCGTTGACGGCATGGGAGTAGGGTGACGCGGCGTCGTTGCCGGGTGTCGGCGACGCCATGATGTAAGCGTCTCGATCCGCTCGCATCCAGGCAATTGACTCCGCTTCACCGTGCCGGTGGATTTCACCTGCGCGCCGCCACAGCATGCCGATACGAGCAGGCGGAAGAGCGGTCGCGCGGCTTGTCCGTACCGCTACGGCCACACGGAGGTAACCCGTGGTGGATTCGGAGACGACCACGGCGGCTCAGCGCCCGCCAGACCGGACAGCGCCGGTATGTTCTTGTGGCACATGCCAATACCGATCAGATTCGGCGATCGGGCACACCACGCCCACCACTCTCTTGGGGTAGACCGTAAAACGGTGCGCACGGAAGTGGCGCCGCCGGCGCCGGCGGGGTGATCGCTGGGTGGGTCGACTAACTCGGGCAGCAGTGGGCGCGGTGGGTGCGAGAGGGGTTGTCGTCGCCGGCCGCTAGCTGGCTGTCACAGATCAGGTGAGCCCGCAGATCGAGGTGCATCGCGACGTCATCGTGGCACGGCGTGTGGCGAGCAGCGCCGCGGTGACGAACGGGGCCCGGCCGCACCGGTGTCGGCGGGCGAAGCGCTGTCCCTCAGCAAACACAAGGGTATTCACTCTGGCCTGGCGAACAATTGTATTGTCGCGGTAATAGCTATCCTAGGCGTAGGGGGTGAATGCGAGCCGATCTGTTACCGAAAGGTAGTTTCATATTTAACTATCATGGCGGTGGATAGCGTTTGCTATGACGGGTGCCTACAACACGGCTATCAGGGGGTTGTCCGCGCCGTACGGATTGCGGAGCCACGCGTTCTTGAACCGATCGTCTAAAGCCTCTCGAAAGTGCCACGGGCTTAGGTTCTCCGCAGGTACGTCCAGCTCACAGGCCTGTCTGGCGTCGACTCAGGCGCATGCCCTGGCCCACCGTCCGCTGCTGAGCGGGCTCTTTGGGCCAGCGCCACTGCAGCGGTGATGCGTGCAGCGGGGCCGCCAGGTCGGGACCATCTCCCGGCACCGACCACCACCGCACCGGCAACACGGCGTGGTGGCGGTGATCCCGCACGAAACCAAGGCGACTGCGCCGTCCGTGCTTACGCGCGGCCACCCGGCGCGCGGCTCGCCCGACGCGCCAGGGCGAGTCGCGCGGCGTAGCTGAGCGCGCTGGCGGCGAACATCGCCGCGGTGAGCAGCAGCCACCTGCCCAGGAACGGCTGCTGGGTTTGCCCGGTGGCCGCATGATAGGTCGTGGAGCCCTGCTCAATGATGCCCGGAAGGAAAATCACCAGCGTCAGTCCCGCGCCCAGGGCGGGTACCCGAATGTGGTTGCGGGCGGTGATGTTTGGATCAGCAGTGGTTCGCCGGGGGATCCGGGCGAACAGCGCGCGGTCGGCCAGCGCGTAGAGCGGGAAGAGCAACAGATCATGGCCAATGATGGCGGCGGCCAACCAAACGCCAATCGACTGCCACCAGGTGCCGGGATTCCACAGCGTTGCCGGTTTGACGGTGATGATGATGTAGCCCAACAGGGCGAAGCCGGACAGCATGGTCAGCAGGTGCAGCGGACGAGATCCGTAGATCGCGGTGAAACGTGGTGAGAATCCGGACATCTCAGCTTGGCTCGAACTCGATGGAGGTCACCCATTTGGTGTTGTGCACGCCCGGCATCCCCGGAACGATGATCCGCGCCGGATGGCCGTGATCCAACGACAGGTCGACACCATTGACCCGCAGCGCCAGCAAGGCGTCGGGATCGTGAATCTGGTTGGCCTGCAGCGTCGCTGAGCCGAATGCCCCGCCCCGCTGCAGTGATGTCACTCGCGCCGCACGCGGCGTGGGCACCCCCGCCAGCCGGGTCAAGTCGGCCAGCCGTACCCCGCTCCAGGTCTGCACGGTCGACCACCCCTCGACGCAGGCGATGGGCAGCCGCGCGGTGCGTTGCGGCATGCCGGCCAGGTCGGCGCGGTCCAGAACCACCTCCGAGGGGCCGCCGCGCAGCGTCAATCGCCAACTTGCGCCGACACTTTCGGTTGTGACACCCGCCGCGGCCGCGGTTTTGTTGACCGGGAAATCGCCTGTGGAATCGCGAAGGCCGCGGCCGCGCGGCAGCAGTAGCGCGGCGCCACGGGCCGCACCGCCGAGGGTCTGGCCGGCGGTCAGCGCGCCGATCAGCAACACGCCAGACCCGACCAGCGCCAGGGCGCCGCGCCTGCTCATCGTCGGTTCGGCCGGATGGGCGGGCACCAGCCCGTCGGGATCGGGTGGTTGCGGACGGGTATGGGCACGGTTGGTGCGCAACACCTCTCGTAGCGGCAGCGACCGCAGCCCGGTGACCATGCGCGGAATCTTGACCGCGACGTGCATCAGAAAGCCGGCGATGAAGATCCACGCCCCGAAATAGTGGCCGGTGTAGAAGCTGAACCCGAAGACGTAGTCGTACTGGATGTTGAGCACGCCGGTGACGATTTCGAACAACACCCCTCCAACCAGCATCAGCAACGACAATCGCTCCAGTATCTGGGCGATCGAGCGGGCCGGCGGCCACACGAACAGCCGCGGGATCACCGACCACAGCTTGGCCAGCACCACCGGGATAATCACCAAGCCCAGCCCCACGTGCAGCCCCTGGGTCAGCCGGTACAACCACGACGGACGGGTCGGCCAGGCGAAGGCGGGCAGGCGCAGCCAGCCGACGTCGGAGGGGATGGCTTGGCCGAGTTGCGGCGCGTACGCGATGTAGGACAGCAACCCGGTGATGATGACGATCGGCAGCACGATCAACAGCGCCAGCCCGAACACCGACGTCAGCCACGGGCCACGCAACGGGCTGCGAAACTGGGCCAGCCGCCGCACGCCCGGCGGTGGATGCCGGTCCAGCGCCCGCCACAGCTTGGCCGGAAAGCCGTAGCCGCTCACGAGGCGCCGGGCTCTTCCGGCCGTGCAACGGTCACCGCCGGACGTTACGACGAGCCCACCTCACCGACATGTTGATGTTCACGAGATAGGACTGCAGTTCGATCAATCGGATCAATACGTCGATCTCGCATCCGCTAACCGCTCCAGCCAAGGTCGATCCACCCACCGGGGTGGAATGGTTCACACGAGCGCAGTGGTTTTTAGTCGCGGACGCAAGGAGTCCAGATCACAGCCGCGCAAGTCCGGACATCGGGGTGGCAAGCGGCGCAGGTGGATGGTTCCGGTATCGCCCGGCCGATGAAAGTTCCATCGGTTCCCACGGCTCGATCTTTGTGAGGCTCTTCCTGAAATATCAGGTCATCACCGTGGTGGCGCCCAACAGTCCACTGGTCGTTGACATTCCGACACCGACGCTGGGCGCACAACGATTGGCCCCCTTCCTGGGAAGGGGGCCAATCGCCGTTGGTGGTCACCGGCTCGCATCGGCAACCGTCAGCGGACTCAGAGCAATCTAAGGAGGGCAGCGACCCACGATCCGATCTGGCCTGCCAGCGCTCCGCCCATGGTGCCCAACATCGCCGGCAGGTTCGCCAGCGCGGATGGGACGCTTTGCAATAATTGGGTCAATTGAGCGGCAAAGTTTCCACCAAGCTCGTTGGCCAAATTGCCTAGGCCGCTACCCAGGTAGTTCAGGCCGCTTAGAGCACTCGCTGTAGGCAAAGCACTGATTAGCTGGCTACCGAGATTTTGGAAACCAGCTACGAGGCTGCCACCGCTTGCAATGTTCTGGGCATTGGGTGCGACCATGGTCTTCGCGAGAGCCTGGCTGAGAACATTAGCCATCTGATTAAGCAGCCCGTTGGGATTGGCCAGGTAGCCACCAGTGCCAAGGGGATGTGCTTTCGTGGCCAGCCCGTTGAGAAAACCGTTTGCCATTGTGCCCGGGGTGTTGATCAGATTAGTCACAGCGCCGAGTTGGTCTCCAGCATTCCACAAATTGAATGTAGTCTGCAGGCTGGTGCCAAGGTTCGAAATCATGTCACCCGGCCCATCGAAGATCCCATAAATCCCCAAGGAACCAATACCAGTGCTTGTAGCATAGTTCAGCCCATTTGAGAGATTTTGCGCAGCGTATGCGGGAATCTTCAGAATGCTCTCGAGCGGCGTAAGGATGTCTGCGATCGGCTCAGCGTAGAGGCCTTCATAGAGATCGCTCACCATTCCCGAAATATTGCCTGTCATGTAGGCCGAATATGCCGAATTCAGCCACTTCATGAAATCCGTCGTTGCGGTCCCAGTAAGGTAATTAAACGCGCCAGTCCCGGCTTGCTGGTAGGCCCCCACGTAGTCACTCACGTATGAAATCCCGTTCGCCGCGATCTGCTGCAAAACCGGGAAAGGGGTTGCGCTCCAAGTGTTGTAAGTTGCCTGCAATTGGGTGCCCGCGTTCGCCAAGGTGGAAACCCACGTGTACACGGGCAGTGGCAGCGCGCTCGGGTCGAAGAAGTCGGTGAGGGCGGCGGCGGGCACCGCGGCTGCGCTTGCTCCGCTGGTGAGGGAGGCGAGCTCGTTTTCCACACCGGAGAACAGGTCCAGCACGCCGTCCGCGGCGGTGAGGTTGATGTCGGCCACGCTCACCGTGGGCAGGTGTTGGGCCAGGTGAAGATCGGGTAGGTGCTGGGCCATGGGGCCGGCGGCGAGGACAGCGGCGCTGGCCAGGGCGACTCCAGCGGTGATGTGGGGGCGGGCTGCGAGGTCCACGACCATCTCCTTTGAGCAATTCTGGATAATGACGAATTGAATGTAGCTGGGGATTATTGCGAACGAATCGTTATAATAAAGTAAACAATTCACTAGAACGATATATTTATGCAGCAAAACCGGCCCGAAGTACACAAAAACTATTGCCCGAATTGGGCTAAATGGATGGCCCCGCCATAATCATTTGTTGACGGCATTCGAGTGGCGTGATGCGGCGTCGTTGCCGGGTGTCGATAACGCCATGATGTAAGTGTCTCGATCCGCTCATATCGCAGGCAGTTGACCCCGTCACCATGCTGGTGGGCGGCGCCATAGCGGGGTGAGGCGGGCGGGCGGGGAAAAACAGTCGTGTGGCTTGCCCGTACCGCCACGACACAAGGGAGTAACCGTCGACGGGTTCGAAGACAACCATGGAGGATTGGCGCCCGCCGGACCGGACAGCGCCGGTATGCGCTTGGGGCACACGCCAATACCGATCATCGGCTGGTGACCGAGCACGCCACACCCGCCACTCTCTTGGGGTAGGCCATAAAACGGTGCGCACGGAGGTGGCCACGGCGGTGACGGCAGCGCGATCGCCGCATGGGTCGGCCACCTCGAAGCAACAGGTGGGCCCGGTGGGGCGGGGACGAATTGTCGTCACCGACCGCTGCCCTGGCTGCCACAAATCAGGTGAGCCCGCAGACCGAGATGCCTCGCGATGCCGTCATGGCGCGGCGTGTGGCGAGCAACGTTGCGGTGACGAACGCAGCCTGCCGTATCGGTGTCGGCTGTGAACACTATCTGTCAGCAAACACGAGAGTGTTTACTCTGTCCTGGCAAACAATTGGATCGCCGCGGTAATAGCTATCCTAAGCGCGGGGGTGAATGCGGGTCGGTCCGTTACCAGTAGGTAGTTTCATATTAAAGTAATATCCTGGCGGATGGTGTTTGCTATCCTATGTTCTATAACACGGCTAGCAGGTGTTTTTCGGCCACGTGGGGATTGCGGAGCCGCGCGTTCTTGAAGCGATCACCTAAAGCCTCTCAAAAGTGCCGCGGGCTTAGGTTCTCCCCAGGTACGTCCAGCTCACAGGCCTGTCTGACGTCGACTCGGGCACATGCCCTGGCCCACCGTCAGCCGCTGAGCGGACTCTCCGGCCGAGCCCGCTGCAACGGTGATATGTGGAGCGGGGCTGCCAGGTCGGACTATCCTCCCGGCACCGCCAACCACCGCACCGGCAACAACGGCGTGGTGGTGATGATCCCGCACGAAATCAACGGCTGAGGTATCGGGTGTGCACTGAACTGTCTCGAATTTGTCGACCAACTGTTCAGCATGACCGTCTGATCTGCGTACTCTCGACACATGCATCAGCACGATGACGATGCTCAAGCCGGCGCAGGGGAACCCGCCGACGCTGACACGCCGCGCCAAAATGCCGGAAATGACAAAGACGACGAGGCAGCGGCGCGCACCGATGCGGACGTCGCCGATCCGTTTCGGAAACTCGCTTCCTACCAGCGCTGTGTCCAGCGGATTCAAGCGGCGTGGCCAATGTTTGCCGCTCGCCGTCGTGAACGACTGCGGCAGGGCTTGTACGGCGCACCGGTCGAGAAGGTCGCCGAGAACATCCTCGAGGACCTGTTCACGACTGTCCTCGACTGGTCTTTGGCGGACGTCAACCTTCAGGTCGGTCGCGCGGATGTGGTGTTGTCTTACTTAGGGATTAAGCGGCTCGTGCTGGAAGTGAAACGGCCTGATTCGTTGGTCTGGCGGCGGGGCGCTGTCGAAGCGGCGTTGGATCAAGCGCGCCGCTATGCAGCCAGCCAGCGGGTGGGCGCAGTTGCGGTGAGCGACGCGACGATGTTGTATGCGGCCGACGTGATCGGCGGGGGACTGCGCGACCGTGTGATAGTGACTCTCGACACCCAACAACCTCCTGACGACCTGTGGTGGGTGTCGGTTCATGGCATCTATCGGCCATGCCCGAGCGTGGCGGTTGCGCTTGATACGGCGCCAAACCGTGACAGCTCCGGTGGAAGCGTGGCCGGTCCCGGCGTGGTGCTGCATCCGAAGTACGCACTCAGCATGCAGTGCTTCGCGTACGTGGGCACCGCTGACAACGCCCACACCTGGAAGTTGCCGTATCTTCTGGCCGACGGCAGCCCCGACGCTAAAAGGCTGCCGAAAGCCATCCAGTGCATTTTGAGTAACTATCGGGGCGCCAAGGTCGACATTCCCCGAGTCGCGGTCGGCGGTGTGCTGGTCCGCCTCGGGATCGCCGCGGCGCAGCTTCGCAAGATGCCTTGCCAAAACGCGTCGACCGCCGATGCGTACGTCGAGGCCCACCAAGCACTCGAACAGCTTGGTCGGCTTGCCGACGTCGCCTGCTGCAACGGGTTGTCCGATTTTCTCGTCGACTGAGCTCGATGCGTAGGTCAGGTGCGCCCAACCCGCCAGGCTTGTCGGGAGTGTCCGGAATGCAGCCAAGCGGCATACTGTTACGTACCTGCGTATGGGTCGCGTAAGCTTGTGCGTAGTTGTGAATGGTAGAAGGGGTGGGAATGGCCAAGACGGGCGCCGTGACCGTTGTCACTCGCAAAGAACTGACCAAAATGGTTAGCAGGGATACCCAGCCCAGTGAGGCGATGAAGTCCGCGTTAGCAGCACGGAACGCTAAAGTCCACGATCGTTGACGGATCTGCGCTTTGACGCGATAGACCGAAAGCACCGGCTCCAATATTTCGATTCGGGCGTCCGCGCTCTCGATGATTGGCTTCGCAGGGAAGCTCTTGCAGCCCACCGTGGAGGTTTGTCGAGAACCCACGTCTCCACAGAACGCGACGATGACGAGTTCGTCGTCCAGGGTTACTTCACCCTTGCTCCGACGATTGTCACGGAGCAGATACCTGGCAGCAGTGGGAGCCGAAGGGAGGGCTATCCCTCGTACGTGCTAGCCAAGCTGGCACGCAACCTAAACGTGGCGGGCACAGGACACGGCGCCGAACTGCTCGCAGAAGCGGTGGTCAAGACCGTGGAAGCAGCCGATGCGGCTGGCGGAAGGTTCCTCGTCGTAGACCCGCATTTCCGCGATTTGACACCCGAAGGTGCCGAAAGCTTGCGCACGTTCTACCGTAAGTACGGCTTCGCGGATCTTGAGGAATCGAACCGAATGTACGTGACTATTAGCACCCTGCGACGGGAGTTGGCCGGCAAGTGACGCCATCTCGGCGTCGTTTAGATGACCGCGAGCCGGTCGTCGGTCGATCACGATAGGACACCGAAGCAGCTTACCGCGCAGTCGCTTTCAGCCCGGTAGCATGCCGCTGCGGGCGTGCTACGTCGAGCCGCGCTTGCCTTGACTCGGATTCCGTTGCCCAGCAGGACAACACGTAAAGGCATCGACGGGCCGGCCGCTGATGTCGGCAACCGGGTCGAAATCTTTATCCACCCCCAAGACCCTCAGCCGCGCCGTCGATGAGGATCTCCCGGATGCGACCGGCTTCGCCGGGCAGACGATGCACCAAGGCATTCCAAACGAATTCATAGTCCACGTGGTCGTATTTATGAGCAACATCGACACTCCCCTCCACAATCAGGACACACTCCTGGAGGAAGCCGGGCCGAGT
It includes:
- a CDS encoding molybdopterin-dependent oxidoreductase; this encodes MSGYGFPAKLWRALDRHPPPGVRRLAQFRSPLRGPWLTSVFGLALLIVLPIVIITGLLSYIAYAPQLGQAIPSDVGWLRLPAFAWPTRPSWLYRLTQGLHVGLGLVIIPVVLAKLWSVIPRLFVWPPARSIAQILERLSLLMLVGGVLFEIVTGVLNIQYDYVFGFSFYTGHYFGAWIFIAGFLMHVAVKIPRMVTGLRSLPLREVLRTNRAHTRPQPPDPDGLVPAHPAEPTMSRRGALALVGSGVLLIGALTAGQTLGGAARGAALLLPRGRGLRDSTGDFPVNKTAAAAGVTTESVGASWRLTLRGGPSEVVLDRADLAGMPQRTARLPIACVEGWSTVQTWSGVRLADLTRLAGVPTPRAARVTSLQRGGAFGSATLQANQIHDPDALLALRVNGVDLSLDHGHPARIIVPGMPGVHNTKWVTSIEFEPS